The following are encoded together in the Montipora capricornis isolate CH-2021 chromosome 5, ASM3666992v2, whole genome shotgun sequence genome:
- the LOC138049431 gene encoding forkhead box protein I1-like, protein MDPAFYYKRFHNIPALKYSRDPFPRVTKGTSPPAQDSTDKNNSTSPCIQMPFQDLRKNNFQGYSFRMAPAFAPSPSKGKRFSMTYVGLIASAILRSPEKRLTLSQIYQVIEKSFPEFTLSRVGWKNTVRHNLSLHDCFVKGEISSNGKSCYWAIHPAYMARFSKGDFRKRAPRELCRIEKHTSIAHTKYYQAQSFVPTHEFGENSSPFSFPFPASQALGPAPPKSAFTPYVSSAVHCATGCLRDYKPFQYHYLLSPVNVTFSGSHQRERGYELKKPSSTSQ, encoded by the coding sequence ATGGACCCTGCTTTTTACTACAAACGTTTCCACAACATACCCGCTTTGAAATATTCTCGGGATCCATTCCCGAGGGTGACAAAAGGAACTTCCCCTCCTGCACAAGACTCAACTGACAAGAATAATTCAACAAGTCCATGCATCCAGATGCCGTTTCAAGACTTGCGGAAAAACAATTTTCAGGGATACAGTTTCAGAATGGCTCCTGCTTTTGCTCCAAGCCCATCGAAGGGAAAAAGATTTTCAATGACCTACGTCGGTCTCATCGCCAGTGCGATATTACGTTCTCCAGAGAAGAGGCTGACCCTGTCACAGATCTATCAAGTCATTGAGAAATCTTTTCCAGAGTTCACACTATCGAGAGTTGGCTGGAAAAACACAGTCCGCCATAATCTCTCTCTGCACGATTGCTTTGTGAAAGGAGAAATCTCCTCAAACGGAAAGAGTTGCTACTGGGCTATTCATCCCGCTTACATGGCAAGATTCAGTAAGGGGGATTTTCGCAAACGAGCTCCACGGGAATTGTGTAGAATCGAAAAGCATACAAGCATCGCTCACACCAAGTATTACCAAGCACAATCTTTCGTCCCGACTCACGAGTTTGGAGAAAACAGTTCACcattttcatttcctttcccGGCTTCCCAAGCGCTGGGTCCTGCACCTCCAAAGTCTGCTTTCACGCCCTACGTTAGCTCAGCTGTCCATTGTGCTACTGGGTGTCTCCGTGACTACAAGCCTTTCCAATATCACTATCTGCTCTCTCCAGTAAATGTCACCTTCAGCGGCTCGCATCAAAGAGAAAGGGGCTACGAGTTGAAAAAGCCATCATCTACCTCCCAGTGA
- the LOC138049433 gene encoding UDP-glucuronosyltransferase 2C1-like, which yields MKTKKMTAIFCGLVISFMTMNPIYFALSARIVGFSAMSSGSHYLLIRTVMEELATRGHEVVMMVGSDHTHSRSTEKIPHKVYQVPFKRGYIKDVVSHAAMEKNMFQLFRKISEYFQTSCDSLLKSKELLEDLRNFDLVVYERGAICGVFVGELFQIPKVSILTGIPRPGSSFKVPSPVSYVPMLMTGFTDKMSFLQRVANLGAYFVLNLMSEFMIRFYIAPLKTKYNITPEIGIYEALSNDELAIMSGDFALDYPQPLLPGQILVGPITIKKPKPLPAELESYVNSSGIDGFIIVSFGSYAETLASKDRIDTMAAAFGKLKQKVLWKLKNYIPQALSPNIRVMDWLPQNDLLAHKKVKAFVSHAGHNSLYESGYHGVPMVGIPLYADQFSNAKKAEDFGFALSVNFKTVNSEQLAGIIKQVLNDPRFKNSAMRISKLMQDKPRLPVETAADWIEYVLRHGGARHLRAQVFNIPWYQYYLLDVMAFLVTVVTLIVTMIVLTCRCFCHLCSKRNGPKSKKE from the exons atgaaaacaaaaaaaatgaccGCGATCTTTTGCGGGTTGGTCATCTCATTTATGACAATGAACCCAATATACTTCGCTCTGTCGGCCAGGATTGTGGGTTTCAGTGCCATGTCCTCAGGATCGCATTATCTTCTTATCCGAACTGTTATGGAAGAGTTGGCGACCCGAGGGCATGAG GTAGTAATGATGGTGGGCTCAGATCACACACATTCAAGATCAACGGAGAAAATACCTCACAAGGTGTACCAAGTGCCATTTAAACGCGGATATATCAAAGATGTTGTTTCACATGCTGCAATggaaaaaaacatgtttcaatTATTCAGGAAAATTTCTGAATATTTCCAAACCAGTTGTGATAGCTTGTTAAAGAGCAAAGAACTGCTTGAGGATCTCAGGAATTTTGACTTAGTTGTTTATGAGAGAGGGGCTATTTGCGGTGTTTTTGTTGGAGAACTATTCCAAATTCCTAAAGTGTCAATACTTACAGGAATACCTCGACCGGGATCTTCTTTCAAAGTGCCATCACCTGTATCCTATGTTCCTATGTTAATGACTGGATTTACAGATAAAATGTCCTTTCTGCAGCGTGTGGCAAATCTTGGTGCTTACTTTGTTTTGAACCTGATGTCTGAGTTTATGATACGTTTCTATATAGCTCCTCTCAAGACCAAATACAACATTACTCCTGAGATAGGCATTTATGAAGCTTTAAGTAACGATGAACTTGCAATAATGTCTGGGGATTTTGCATTGGATTATCCGCAACCACTTCTTCCAG GTCAAATCCTGGTAGGTCCTATCACTATCAAGAAGCCCAAGCCCCTCCCTGCAGAGTTAGAAAGTTATGTCAACAGCAGTGGCATTGATGGATTCATTATTGTCTCATTTGGATCCTATGCTGAAACACTTGCTTCTAAAGACAGAATTGATACCATGGCTGCAGCATTTGGAAAGTTGAAACAAAAAGTTTTGTGGAAGCTTAAAA ATTACATTCCACAAGCCCTGAGTCCAAATATTAGGGTGATGGATTGGCTCCCACAGAATGATCTCCTGGCCCACAAGAAAGTAAAGGCTTTTGTCTCACACGCAGGACATAACAGCCTTTACGAGTCTGGATACCATGGTGTGCCCATGGTGGGAATTCCCTTGTATGCAGACCAGTTCTCTAATGCGAAGAAGGCAGAAGATTTTGGGTTTGCACTTTCAGTCAACTTTAAAACTGTCAATTCTGAGCAGTTGGCAGGGATAATTAAACAAGTTTTAAATGACCCAAg GTTTAAGAATTCAGCCATGAGGATTTCCAAGCTGATGCAAGACAAACCACGATTGCCAGTAGAGACTGCAGCTGACTGGATAGAGTATGTACTGAGGCATGGTGGAGCCCGGCACCTCAGAGCTCAAGTATTTAATATCCCTTGGTATCAGTACTACTTACTTGATGTCATGGCTTTCCTTGTTACTGTGGTAACCTTGATTGTCACGATGATAGTTTTAACTTGTAGATGCTTTTGTCATTTGTGCTCAAAGAGGAATGGACCGAAATCTAAGAAGGAGTAA